In Stieleria varia, one genomic interval encodes:
- a CDS encoding GNAT family N-acetyltransferase: MDFNLADWSPPTLVIPAGYELVPFSDGIIRDHAMAKYDSFREELDANVFPCLARRDGCLRLMNEITSRSNFVPQSTWLIRFHPPGEPPQPVGTVQGLRQDGWGAIQNLGISPEHRGRGLGSILLMRSAMGFRSTGLRKMHLEVTTENTGAVRLYERLGFKRAQVVYKAADVAGV, translated from the coding sequence ATGGATTTCAATCTGGCCGATTGGAGTCCGCCGACGTTGGTGATACCTGCCGGCTATGAGTTGGTGCCCTTTAGCGACGGGATCATTCGGGATCACGCGATGGCCAAGTACGACAGTTTTCGCGAAGAACTCGACGCGAACGTCTTTCCCTGTCTGGCTCGCCGTGACGGATGTCTGCGGTTGATGAATGAAATCACCAGCCGGTCCAACTTCGTCCCTCAGTCCACTTGGTTGATCCGTTTCCATCCCCCTGGCGAGCCGCCGCAACCGGTGGGTACCGTTCAGGGGTTGCGGCAAGACGGCTGGGGCGCAATCCAGAACCTGGGGATCTCACCGGAGCACCGTGGCCGTGGCTTGGGCTCTATTTTACTGATGCGTTCGGCGATGGGATTTCGCTCGACTGGTTTGCGAAAGATGCATCTGGAGGTCACGACGGAGAACACCGGCGCGGTGCGACTCTACGAACGACTCGGATTCAAACGAGCTCAAGTCGTCTACAAAGCTGCGGACGTCGCCGGCGTTTGA
- a CDS encoding NAD(P)-binding domain-containing protein — protein sequence MNDVLQQSESLPVLIVGAGPIGLELSVALHRCAIEHLVLDAGSIGQTMSWWAPGTRWFSSNERIAIAGVPLLTPDQGKATREQYLTYLRSVVAQFQLPVCTFESVIDVRPDAAGYVVTTRSTAGENTYRCGAVVLAIGGTDRPRRLGVPGEDLAHVDGYLREPHRYAGRRVVIVGGRNSAVEAALRLHHAGARVTLCHRGEELPEDGIKYWLLPEIKGLIAAERIRGCFGCVVTEITPSHVVAQSSQGERRLAADDVLTLIGYEQDKTLLQRIGIELTGENLRPQFDSETMETNLPRIYIAGTAVAGTQTSKYKTFLENCHDHVDKIVTHLTGAHGDHVESVKPYARQIVSQPES from the coding sequence TTGAACGACGTCCTACAGCAATCCGAATCGCTTCCTGTCCTGATCGTCGGTGCCGGGCCGATCGGGTTGGAATTGTCCGTGGCTCTGCACCGATGTGCGATCGAGCATCTCGTTCTGGACGCTGGTTCGATTGGGCAAACGATGTCGTGGTGGGCGCCTGGGACGCGTTGGTTCAGCAGCAATGAGCGGATCGCCATTGCTGGGGTTCCACTATTGACGCCGGATCAGGGCAAGGCGACGCGGGAGCAGTATTTGACGTACTTGAGATCCGTCGTCGCGCAATTCCAATTGCCGGTGTGCACGTTTGAATCTGTCATCGATGTTCGGCCAGACGCGGCCGGCTACGTTGTTACCACCCGTTCAACCGCTGGCGAAAATACCTACCGTTGCGGCGCGGTGGTGTTGGCGATCGGCGGCACGGATCGACCACGACGCTTGGGTGTCCCTGGCGAGGACTTGGCGCACGTCGACGGCTATCTCAGAGAACCACATCGTTATGCGGGACGACGCGTGGTGATTGTGGGTGGACGCAACAGCGCGGTCGAGGCTGCGTTGAGACTTCATCATGCCGGGGCACGGGTCACGCTTTGTCATCGCGGGGAGGAGTTGCCCGAAGACGGAATCAAGTACTGGCTGTTGCCTGAGATCAAAGGCTTGATCGCCGCAGAACGTATCCGAGGCTGTTTCGGTTGCGTCGTCACCGAGATCACGCCGTCACACGTTGTGGCCCAGTCATCACAGGGAGAGCGGCGTCTTGCGGCGGACGACGTGTTGACGTTGATCGGCTACGAACAAGACAAGACGTTGCTGCAACGGATCGGCATCGAGCTGACGGGCGAAAACTTGCGACCCCAGTTCGATTCCGAAACGATGGAAACGAACTTGCCTCGCATCTACATCGCGGGGACGGCCGTCGCGGGAACACAGACGAGCAAGTACAAGACGTTTTTGGAGAATTGCCACGACCATGTTGACAAGATTGTTACGCATTTGACCGGCGCGCATGGTGATCATGTCGAAAGCGTGAAACCCTATGCGCGACAGATCGTTTCTCAGCCTGAGAGCTGA
- the miaA gene encoding tRNA (adenosine(37)-N6)-dimethylallyltransferase MiaA, with product MSIPPDTSPDHQVFAPLVDKSIVLTGPTASGKSSVAVELAQRIGGEILSLDSIAVYREMDIGTAKPSEQDRQRVPHHLIDLVAPDEDFSVACYLKLAHRLVDEIRGRGGAAIFVGGTPMFLKAVLRGFDTGPPPDWEFRRSVEADLEEHGAQALHARLMQADPLAAHRIDLGDTRRMIRALEVVKQTGIPLSHQQNQFDKGCAASDCRVFAFQWPREQLHARINRRVDEMFEQGLVDEVKKLVGRYGQLSRTACQAVGYREILPVVHDDLSARDLAALKEQVAAHTRQLARRQETWFRSFSEITPITVNDPLDVTTIVNQITSHDQPAGLDQLSG from the coding sequence TTGTCCATTCCACCTGACACATCACCAGACCACCAAGTGTTCGCACCGCTGGTGGATAAGTCAATCGTTTTGACCGGCCCCACCGCATCCGGAAAGTCCTCGGTGGCCGTCGAACTGGCGCAGCGGATCGGCGGCGAGATCCTGTCGCTCGATTCCATCGCGGTCTACCGTGAAATGGACATCGGGACAGCCAAACCCAGCGAGCAAGACAGACAACGCGTCCCGCATCACCTGATCGATCTGGTGGCGCCCGACGAAGATTTCAGCGTGGCGTGTTATCTAAAATTGGCGCACCGTTTGGTCGATGAAATCCGCGGCCGTGGCGGCGCAGCGATCTTCGTCGGCGGAACGCCGATGTTTCTCAAAGCCGTCTTGAGGGGATTTGACACCGGTCCGCCGCCCGACTGGGAGTTTCGGCGATCAGTCGAAGCCGACTTGGAGGAGCACGGCGCACAAGCCTTGCACGCGCGACTGATGCAAGCCGACCCGCTGGCCGCCCACCGTATCGACCTAGGCGACACCCGCCGCATGATCCGCGCGCTTGAGGTTGTCAAACAAACCGGCATCCCGCTGAGCCACCAACAGAATCAGTTCGACAAAGGATGCGCCGCCTCGGACTGTCGCGTGTTCGCATTCCAATGGCCACGAGAACAACTGCACGCACGCATCAACCGTCGCGTCGATGAAATGTTTGAGCAAGGTTTAGTCGACGAAGTCAAAAAGTTGGTCGGCCGCTACGGCCAATTATCTCGCACTGCGTGCCAAGCCGTCGGGTATCGTGAAATCCTACCCGTGGTCCACGATGACTTGTCTGCACGTGATCTTGCCGCTTTGAAAGAACAAGTCGCGGCGCACACGCGGCAATTGGCTCGCCGTCAAGAAACCTGGTTCCGTTCCTTCAGTGAGATCACGCCGATCACCGTCAACGATCCCTTGGATGTCACAACGATCGTTAATCAGATTACGAGCCATGATCAACCTGCAGGTCTTGATCAGCTCTCAGGCTGA
- a CDS encoding DUF1501 domain-containing protein encodes MLRNTACGFGSLALASILASNGHASEEPTSSTSPMAPKPTHFPATAKSVIFLYMDGGPSQVDTFDYKPMLEKFDGKSPGEVIGKLAPTQFDNVGKILRSPWEFKRHGESGAWVSGLFPHLATVVDDLSFVKSMTSNFSEHTFANYFLHTGNGLQGRPSMGAWMGYGLGTENENLPGFVVLNGGLIPPGGLDCFGSGFLPSAYQGSVFLPQTQPIANVAPSEPSSAHQRSKLDLIREMDERTLIQSQQDPELEAAIENFETAYRMQTSVPELTDLSDETAETQRLYGMESDFKNTQIFGRQCLLARRLVQRGVRFIELTCPDGNGDRWDQHSNLLDGHNKNCLTVDQPIAALINDLKRTGLLDSTLVVWGGEFGRTPFAQGTNGRDHNPFGFTMWMAGGGIKPGVSVGETDDWGYRAVENRFEIHDLHATMLHLMGLDHTRSTFRFSGRDMRLTDVHGKLIQEVIA; translated from the coding sequence ATGCTACGCAACACGGCGTGCGGGTTCGGCTCTCTGGCACTTGCCTCGATCTTGGCCAGTAACGGACATGCCAGCGAGGAACCGACATCCTCAACGTCTCCGATGGCCCCCAAGCCGACCCATTTCCCCGCCACGGCAAAAAGCGTCATCTTTCTGTACATGGACGGTGGCCCCAGCCAAGTCGACACGTTCGACTACAAACCGATGCTGGAAAAATTCGACGGCAAGAGCCCCGGTGAGGTGATCGGCAAACTGGCTCCGACGCAATTTGACAACGTGGGCAAGATCTTACGTAGCCCGTGGGAGTTCAAACGGCACGGCGAAAGCGGTGCGTGGGTCAGCGGTCTCTTTCCGCATCTCGCCACGGTGGTGGACGATTTGTCGTTTGTGAAATCGATGACGTCCAATTTCTCTGAACACACCTTTGCCAACTACTTTTTGCACACGGGCAACGGTTTGCAAGGCCGACCGAGCATGGGCGCATGGATGGGATACGGGCTGGGCACCGAAAACGAAAATCTGCCAGGCTTCGTCGTCCTCAACGGCGGCTTGATTCCGCCGGGCGGACTGGACTGTTTCGGATCGGGCTTTTTGCCGTCGGCCTATCAAGGATCAGTGTTTCTGCCGCAAACACAACCGATCGCGAACGTGGCACCGAGCGAACCCAGTTCGGCGCATCAGCGCAGCAAACTGGATTTGATCCGCGAAATGGATGAACGCACTTTGATTCAATCACAACAGGATCCCGAACTCGAAGCAGCAATCGAGAATTTTGAAACCGCCTATCGCATGCAAACATCCGTTCCCGAGTTGACGGACTTGTCCGATGAAACCGCCGAGACACAACGTCTCTACGGGATGGAATCTGATTTCAAAAACACGCAAATCTTTGGCAGACAATGCTTGCTCGCTCGACGTCTTGTGCAACGCGGCGTCCGCTTCATTGAATTGACTTGTCCAGATGGCAACGGTGATCGTTGGGATCAACACAGCAACTTGCTCGACGGACACAACAAGAATTGCTTGACCGTCGATCAACCGATCGCCGCATTGATCAACGACCTGAAACGTACCGGACTATTGGATTCGACTTTGGTGGTGTGGGGCGGTGAGTTCGGTCGAACGCCGTTCGCGCAAGGAACCAACGGTCGCGATCACAATCCGTTCGGTTTCACCATGTGGATGGCCGGCGGAGGAATCAAACCCGGTGTCAGTGTCGGCGAGACGGATGACTGGGGATATCGGGCCGTCGAAAATCGTTTCGAAATCCACGACTTGCACGCAACAATGTTGCACCTGATGGGACTGGATCACACGCGCAGCACGTTTCGATTCAGCGGACGAGACATGCGACTGACCGATGTGCACGGAAAACTCATCCAGGAGGTGATCGCATGA
- a CDS encoding DMT family protein → MGPVFWKTACLLVLSNVFMTFAWYAHLKNLDGRPWMIAVLVSWGIAFFEYLIQVPANRIGYTQMNLGQLKILQEVITLSVFVPFAVFYMNQPLKLDYLWAAFCIMGAVYFVFRSAA, encoded by the coding sequence ATGGGACCTGTGTTTTGGAAGACGGCGTGCTTGCTGGTGCTGTCGAACGTGTTCATGACGTTCGCATGGTACGCACACTTAAAGAACCTTGATGGTCGGCCGTGGATGATCGCGGTGTTGGTGAGTTGGGGAATCGCATTTTTCGAGTATCTGATCCAGGTGCCGGCGAACCGGATCGGGTACACGCAGATGAATCTCGGACAGTTAAAGATTCTGCAGGAGGTCATCACGCTGTCGGTCTTCGTCCCGTTCGCCGTCTTTTACATGAATCAGCCGCTGAAACTCGATTACTTGTGGGCGGCGTTTTGCATCATGGGTGCCGTGTACTTTGTCTTCCGATCGGCTGCGTGA
- the larC gene encoding nickel pincer cofactor biosynthesis protein LarC — MVRIAYFDCFSGISGDMTLGALIDLGVPVERIESAVRSMRLPELSITAEQVKKCGFRALHVKITHPPEHAHRHLHHITDMIDRADEVSEAAKDLAKRIFHEVAVAEAKVHGSTMEKVHFHEVGAIDSIADIVGTAVALDHLGVQTIHAAPVPTGNGSITIAHGRVAIPAPATAEILTGIPLAPCEITGELTTPTGAAILKSLATSFGGLPAMKIEAVGYGAGTMDLDGQANVLRVLLGEIESDATTMGPIQSDRIAVLETNLDDSTPEQLADCAERLMAAGALDVIQIPCMMKKGRCGVIVSVITPTTRIALMEQILFQHSSAIGIRRHLADRHKLVRTSVNVETTMGPVRGKVVVVPGLGERFTVEDDDARAVATANQTTGQEVRRLARDAWDDQRKK, encoded by the coding sequence ATGGTACGGATTGCGTATTTTGACTGTTTCAGCGGCATCAGCGGCGATATGACCTTGGGAGCCCTCATCGATTTGGGGGTTCCCGTGGAGCGGATCGAGTCCGCCGTGCGTTCGATGCGGTTGCCCGAGCTGTCGATCACCGCGGAACAGGTGAAAAAGTGCGGATTTCGGGCCTTGCACGTCAAAATCACCCACCCCCCCGAGCATGCCCACCGGCACCTGCACCACATCACGGACATGATCGATCGGGCGGACGAAGTCTCCGAGGCGGCGAAGGATTTGGCGAAGCGGATTTTTCACGAAGTGGCGGTTGCCGAAGCCAAGGTGCATGGCTCGACCATGGAAAAAGTCCACTTTCACGAGGTCGGTGCGATCGATTCCATCGCGGACATCGTGGGCACCGCCGTCGCCCTGGACCATTTGGGGGTCCAGACGATTCATGCCGCACCGGTCCCCACAGGCAACGGCTCGATCACGATCGCCCACGGCCGCGTCGCGATCCCGGCACCCGCGACGGCGGAAATCCTGACCGGCATTCCGCTTGCTCCTTGCGAGATCACGGGCGAGCTGACGACGCCGACCGGGGCGGCGATCCTGAAATCACTTGCGACCTCGTTCGGTGGATTGCCGGCGATGAAGATCGAAGCCGTCGGATACGGAGCGGGCACGATGGATTTGGACGGACAAGCCAACGTGTTGCGGGTGCTGTTGGGTGAAATCGAATCGGACGCGACCACGATGGGGCCGATCCAGTCCGATCGTATCGCGGTCTTGGAAACCAATCTCGACGACTCCACGCCGGAGCAACTGGCGGATTGTGCCGAACGCTTGATGGCCGCCGGTGCGTTGGATGTGATTCAGATTCCATGCATGATGAAGAAAGGTCGTTGCGGAGTGATCGTTTCGGTGATCACGCCGACCACCCGCATCGCGCTGATGGAGCAGATTCTGTTTCAGCACTCCTCCGCGATCGGCATTCGGCGACACTTGGCCGACCGCCACAAACTGGTTCGTACTAGCGTCAATGTCGAAACGACGATGGGGCCGGTGCGTGGTAAGGTCGTCGTGGTACCTGGACTTGGCGAACGGTTCACGGTCGAGGACGACGATGCACGAGCGGTCGCGACGGCCAATCAAACGACGGGTCAAGAAGTCCGGCGGCTCGCCCGAGACGCATGGGACGATCAACGCAAGAAGTAG
- a CDS encoding PSD1 and planctomycete cytochrome C domain-containing protein: MNRPTNKTINKTLHYCFAIPFVFATLASVAFAQQDETVDADQLSFFETKIRPILVEHCYECHSADAEDVEAGLLLDSKPGWMTGGDSGPAIIPGDVDGSLIVDAVRYTENVVSAMPPSSKMSADKIAAIEQWVQMGAPDPRTEAKQHAATDAFDLRERFETHWSWRAPVRQELPSVRDSQWPTQPLDHFILSALESAKLRPATDADRRTWIRRVTFDLTGLPPTLAEIDAFVADESPQAYARVVDRLLDSKQFGEKWARHWMDLVRYAETYGHEFDYPIDHATEYRDYLIRAINADVPYDQFVLEHIAGDLIENPRRHPTDDFNESIIGTGFWYLHEATHAPTNVLQNEADIMANQIDVFGKAFLGLTIACAQCHDHKFDAISTADYYALTGYLHSSCRQLYPLDPHREIKNSANAIRQQLQQAGNAVTQSAASSNLSYDLPAYLEACKTLLSGESKPDSAAIDTLAKQQKLSAEHLTRWVDLLTKQHDADKKSPSAALAIASHLADSNQIAPLQKTQAAISKQWQEFKDTSTLFADFDSGALPSGWTTSGIAFQAVDQSLSFPTNKDAASFPMAGTVDSGVLGGRARGILRSPTFTITTPNIHIRMRSGPGQTVRLVIDNYQMAHFSALLFNGTIMKGKEADTDGQWAWRSISGDLKKYLGHNAYLEFIDESDRSIAVDQIWFSERGSPRASPEPLVDTLLQQDADVSQRWTQAIAALASGNRDDFVEWMLQQGVVTWSDLVPQATEPLAAAAKLAKQMPHPRYVVAMAQGSFEKPHIYIRGSHTNLGDELTPRFLTALGGENESRLEMAQRVVDPANPLTSRVFVNRLWHHLFGRGLVETVDDFGPQGRPPSHPKLLDQLALDFVDSGWSMKQAIRTMVLSRTYRQASVAHPELDSAIVSVADPTNRLLHRMSVRRLPAESIRDAILAISGRLDSRMFGPSVATHRTAYMTGRGARGSGPLDGDGRRSIYLSIYRNFLNPFLTTFDMPNPFGPKGRRSESNVPAQALALMNDPFVVEQAKLWSNRAIQQQSDERQRIIEMVGAAHGEIPTDGDIQRYLDFIEAQTGAYQGDRSKAWADFAHALWNMKAFYFLR, encoded by the coding sequence ATGAACCGCCCAACCAACAAGACGATCAACAAGACATTGCATTACTGTTTCGCCATCCCGTTTGTGTTCGCCACTCTGGCATCGGTCGCGTTTGCTCAACAAGACGAAACCGTCGACGCAGATCAATTGAGTTTCTTTGAAACCAAGATTCGTCCGATTCTGGTGGAGCACTGCTACGAATGCCACAGCGCCGACGCCGAGGATGTCGAAGCCGGTTTGCTGCTCGATTCCAAACCCGGTTGGATGACCGGTGGCGACTCGGGACCGGCGATCATCCCCGGTGACGTCGACGGCAGCCTGATCGTGGATGCCGTTCGCTACACCGAAAACGTCGTCTCGGCGATGCCGCCAAGCTCCAAAATGAGCGCCGACAAAATCGCTGCGATCGAGCAATGGGTCCAGATGGGAGCACCCGATCCGCGAACGGAGGCCAAGCAGCACGCGGCGACGGATGCGTTTGACTTGCGCGAACGCTTCGAAACCCACTGGAGCTGGCGTGCGCCGGTTCGCCAGGAATTGCCAAGCGTCAGGGATTCGCAATGGCCGACCCAGCCGTTGGACCACTTCATCCTCTCCGCGTTGGAGTCTGCCAAATTGCGACCGGCCACCGACGCCGATCGGCGGACCTGGATTCGACGCGTCACCTTTGACTTGACCGGATTGCCACCGACCCTCGCAGAAATCGATGCGTTTGTGGCTGACGAATCACCTCAAGCGTACGCGCGCGTCGTGGACCGATTACTTGACTCAAAACAGTTCGGCGAAAAGTGGGCTCGACACTGGATGGATCTGGTGCGTTATGCGGAAACCTACGGTCACGAGTTCGATTACCCCATCGACCACGCGACCGAGTATCGCGATTACTTGATCCGTGCGATCAATGCCGATGTCCCCTACGACCAGTTTGTCTTGGAACACATTGCGGGCGATTTGATCGAGAACCCGCGACGTCATCCCACAGATGATTTCAACGAATCGATCATTGGTACTGGATTCTGGTACTTGCACGAAGCGACGCATGCGCCGACGAATGTGTTGCAGAACGAAGCCGATATCATGGCGAACCAAATCGACGTGTTCGGCAAAGCGTTTCTGGGGCTGACGATCGCGTGCGCCCAATGCCACGACCACAAGTTCGACGCGATTTCGACCGCGGACTACTACGCCTTGACCGGTTACTTGCACAGCAGTTGTCGCCAGTTGTACCCGTTGGATCCGCACCGTGAGATCAAGAACAGCGCCAATGCGATCCGCCAACAGTTGCAACAAGCGGGCAATGCGGTCACACAATCCGCTGCGAGTTCAAATCTCTCCTACGACTTGCCCGCCTACCTCGAGGCTTGCAAAACCCTGCTTTCTGGCGAATCAAAACCAGACTCCGCAGCCATCGACACACTCGCCAAACAACAAAAACTCTCTGCCGAACATCTGACGCGTTGGGTCGACCTGCTGACGAAACAACACGACGCCGACAAGAAGAGTCCGTCCGCCGCTCTCGCGATCGCCTCTCACCTGGCGGACAGCAATCAAATCGCGCCGCTGCAGAAAACCCAAGCCGCGATCAGCAAGCAGTGGCAGGAGTTCAAAGACACCAGCACACTGTTTGCAGATTTCGACTCTGGCGCGCTGCCCAGCGGCTGGACCACCTCTGGCATCGCTTTTCAGGCGGTAGACCAATCGTTGTCGTTTCCGACCAACAAGGACGCCGCGTCGTTTCCCATGGCCGGTACGGTGGACAGCGGAGTGTTGGGCGGTCGTGCGCGCGGGATCCTGCGCTCCCCGACCTTTACGATCACAACTCCCAACATCCACATCCGCATGCGATCGGGCCCCGGCCAGACCGTGCGTCTGGTCATCGACAACTATCAAATGGCGCACTTCAGCGCACTGCTTTTCAATGGCACGATCATGAAGGGCAAAGAGGCCGATACGGACGGTCAGTGGGCATGGCGGTCCATCAGTGGAGACTTGAAAAAGTACCTCGGGCACAATGCCTACCTTGAGTTCATCGACGAATCGGATCGATCGATTGCTGTGGATCAAATCTGGTTTTCCGAACGTGGTTCGCCGCGTGCCTCGCCCGAGCCGCTGGTTGACACTCTGCTCCAACAGGACGCCGACGTGTCGCAACGATGGACGCAGGCGATCGCGGCTCTCGCCTCCGGCAATCGGGACGACTTCGTTGAGTGGATGCTGCAACAAGGCGTCGTGACTTGGTCGGACTTGGTACCTCAGGCAACCGAACCATTGGCTGCCGCCGCAAAGCTGGCCAAGCAGATGCCGCATCCCCGCTACGTGGTCGCCATGGCGCAGGGCAGCTTTGAAAAGCCTCACATCTATATTCGTGGCAGCCATACGAATTTGGGCGACGAATTGACACCGCGTTTCTTGACCGCGTTGGGCGGGGAAAATGAATCGCGACTCGAAATGGCCCAACGCGTGGTCGATCCGGCCAACCCGCTGACCTCACGCGTGTTTGTCAATCGGCTGTGGCATCATCTGTTCGGCCGTGGTTTGGTCGAGACGGTCGATGACTTTGGACCACAAGGCCGACCGCCGTCGCATCCCAAGCTGCTCGATCAGTTGGCGTTGGACTTCGTGGACAGCGGCTGGTCAATGAAACAAGCGATTCGCACGATGGTGCTTTCGCGGACGTATCGTCAAGCCAGTGTGGCTCATCCGGAACTGGATTCGGCAATCGTCTCCGTTGCCGATCCGACCAACCGTCTGCTGCACCGCATGAGCGTGCGACGCCTGCCTGCGGAATCGATTCGTGATGCGATCCTGGCGATTTCAGGACGGTTGGACAGCCGGATGTTCGGCCCCAGCGTTGCGACTCACCGCACGGCGTACATGACCGGCCGCGGTGCGCGAGGCAGCGGTCCGCTTGATGGAGACGGTCGCCGAAGCATCTATCTGTCGATCTACCGAAACTTCCTTAATCCATTCTTGACCACGTTCGACATGCCCAACCCGTTCGGCCCCAAAGGGCGACGCAGTGAGTCGAACGTCCCCGCGCAAGCACTCGCATTGATGAACGATCCGTTTGTGGTCGAGCAAGCCAAACTGTGGTCCAACCGAGCGATACAGCAGCAGTCTGACGAGCGTCAACGCATCATCGAGATGGTCGGCGCCGCGCACGGCGAAATTCCTACCGACGGCGACATCCAGCGGTATCTTGATTTCATCGAAGCACAAACAGGGGCCTATCAAGGCGACCGCTCCAAAGCCTGGGCAGACTTTGCCCACGCGTTGTGGAACATGAAAGCGTTCTACTTCTTGCGTTGA